Below is a genomic region from Xylophilus sp. GW821-FHT01B05.
GCTGATCGGCCTGCCCTCGGTGCAGGCGCCGCTGCAGCTGTTTGACATCGCCGTGACGCGGGTCGAGGAGATCGGCCTGGGCATCTTCTGCGCCACGCTGGTCCACAGCCTGGTGCTGCCGGCGGGTTTGGCACCGAGCGTGCTGGGCCTGCTGGACCGCACGCTGCGCGATGCGCGCAAGTGGTTGGCAGACCTGCTGCAGCCGGCCATGCGCAGCGGCGATGCCGATGCACCGCTGCTGGTGGCTGACCGCCGGCGCCTGGCAGGCGACATCACGCAGTTGCGGCTGTTGTCCACCCACGTGCCCTTCGACACCACGCACCTGCGCTGGACGGCCGGTGCCATTCGCGCCATGCAGGACCAGGTGGCGGCGCTCACGCCCGCGCTGTCGGCGGTGGAAGACCGGCTGCAGGCGCTGGAGCAGGCCGAAGGCGCACTGGCGCCAGACGTGGCCGCCGTGCTGGCACAGGCCAGCCGCTGGCTGCAGGCCGAAGGCGCAAGCGAGGATGCGGCGGCCCAGGCCGAGCACCTGCACGCGCTGCGCCAGGGCGTGCGCACCTTGGCCGCTGGCAGTGCGCCGATGAGCGCCTGGAGTCGCGCGCTGCGCATAGGCCTGGCCGGCCGGCTGGAAGAGCTGCTGGACGGCTGGCGCGCCTGCGCCCGGCTGCGGCGCGACATCGACACCGGCCTGCGCGGCACGGCACTGCCGCCGCAGCGCACGGCGGCGCTGGGCAACCGCGTGCTGCACCGCGACCACGGCATGGCGCTGCTGTCGGCCCTGGCGGCGGCGCTGGCCATCTGTTTGTGCGGTGCCTTCTGGATATTGACTGGCTGGGCCATGGGCTCCATCGCCACCATGATCGCGGCGGTGTCCTGCTGCTTCTTCGCCACCATGGACGACCCGGTGCCGGCCATGCAGGGCTTTCTCAAGTACACGCTGTGGTCGGTGCCCCTGTCAGCCCTGTATGTGCTGGTGCTGATGCCGCTGGTGCAAGACATCGGCATGCTGGTGCTGGTGTGTGCGCCGGCCTTCCTGGTGATGGGCCTGTACATGGCGCGGCCGGCCCAGTTCATGGCCGCGATGGCGCTGATCTTTGGCGTGGCCGGCACGCTGGCCATGCACGACACGGCCACGGCCGACCTGGTGAGCTTCATCAACGCCACCCTGGGCCAGGTGCTGGGCGTGCTGGCGGCGGCCGGGGTCACGCGGCTGGTGCGCTCGGTGGGCGTGGACTGGAGCGCGCGCCGCATCCAGCGCGCCACCTGGCGCGAGCTGGGCGACATGGCCGCCGCGCCGCGCCTGCTGCCGCAGGGCGAGGCCTATGCCGTGCGCATGCTCGACCGCATCGGCCTGCTGGCGCCGCGCATTGCCCAGGCCGGCGGCACCATTGCCGGCGTGCCCGCAGACGACGCGCTGCGCGACCTGCGCATGGGCGCCGACATCGTCGCGCTGCAGCGCGTGCGTGCCGAGCTGCCGCAGGCGGCCACCGCCAATCTGCTGGGCGGCATCGCCGGCTTTTTCCGCGCACGCGGGCAGGGCGGCGGGGCGGCCGCAGAGCTGCTGCCGCAGATCGATGCCGCGCTGGCCGTAGCGCTGCAGCCGCGCGATCCATCTCCCGACGCGCGCAGCGCCATCACCGCCCTGGTGGGCCTGCGCCGCAACCTGTTCCCAGACGCGCCCACAGCGCTGTCCACAGCCCACGGAGGGGCCGCCACATGACCGGACAAACGAGTTTCTACGGCCTCTTGCTGCCCTGGCTGATGGTGCTGGCCGGCGCTGCGCTGCTGGCGCTATGGGGCGTGCGGCGCGTGCTGGCGGCGGTTGGTTTCTACCGGCTGGTCTGGCATCCCGCGCTGTTCGACATGGCGCTTTACCTCTTGTTGCTCTACGGCCTGAGCCGTGTGACGTCATGACACACCCCCAGGCTTCGCACTTCGTGTCTTCGCCAACCCCCTTGCAGGGGGCACATCCTGCGGCCCGGCAAAGCCGGTTCCGCGGATGTCTGCGCGTGGCCTGCTCCGCGGCCTTCTGTGCTGTCGTGTGCCGCGCGTAGCGCAATCGAAAACTATTGAATCCGTTATGAAAACCTTGCCTTCCTTCTCCGACAACACCTGGCCGCTGCGCCTGCTGCGTGTTCTTGTCACCTTGGCCGTGGTGGCCGCCGCCGTCTGGGCCGGCCTGCGCCTGTGGGACCGCTACGAGCTGGCGCCCTGGACGCGTGACGGCCGCGTGCGGGCCAACGTGGTGCAGATCGCGCCGGATGTGTCCGGCCTGGTCACGGCGGTGCCGGTGCAGGACAACCAGCCGGTGGCGGCAGGCACGCTGCTGTTCGAGGTCGACCCTGCCCGCTACGAGCTGGCGCTGCGCCAGGCCCAGGCCGCGCTTGGCGCGCAGCGCACGGTGCTGGCCCAGGCCCAGCGCGAGAACGCGCGCAATGCCACGCTGGGCACGCTGGTGTCGCAAGAGGCGCGCGAGCAGACCCAGTCCCGTGCCGAGCAGGCGCGCGCTGCGGTGGCGCAGGCCGAGGTGGCGCTGGACGCCGCCAAGCTCAACCTGCAGCGCGCCCAGGTGCGCGCCCCGGCCGATGGCCTGGTCACCAACCTGGACCTGCGCCAGGGCAGCTATGCCGCGGCCGGCCGTGCCGTGCTGGCGCTGGTGGACGCGCATTCCTTCTACGTCGAAGGCTACTTTGAGGAAACCAAGCTGCCGCGCATCCACGTGGGCGACCGCGTGCAGGTCACGCCCATGGGCGGCGGCGCGGTGCTGGCCGGCACGGTCGACAGCCTGGCCGCCGGCATTGCCGACCATGACCGCTCCACCAGCGCCAACCTGCTGCCCAGCGTGAACCCAAGCTTTAACTGGGTGCGGCTGGCGCAGCGCGTTCCGGTGCGCGTGCGGCTTGATCCCTTGCCCGAAGGCACGCGCCTGGTCGCCGGCCAGACGGTGACGGTGCAGGTGGTGGAGGCCGCCCATGTCGCCGCCGCGCCCACCGCCAGCAAGGGGTAAGCGCCATGCTTCGCCTTGCCTTGCGTCTTTCGCCGCTGATCGCCGCAGCCACGCTGGCCGCCTGCGGCAGCGCGCCCATCGGGCCCAACTACCACCAGCCGGCCGAGGCACTGGCCAGCCAGCCCTCGGCCGGCCGGCCCTTTGCCGAAGTGGCCGCGCCTTTTGTGGATGCCCCGCTGCCGGCGTACTGGTGGCGGCTGTACCAGGACCCGCTGCTTGATCGTTTGGTGGCGCAGGCCCTGGCCCACAACACCGACCTGCGCCAGGCCGTGGCCAACCTGGAGCGCGAGCGCGCCATCGAGACCGAAGTGGCCGGCGCGCAAAAGCCCACGCTGGGCGTAAGCGGCGGGCCGTCATACGGCCATGTGTCGGGCCTGTCGCTGCTGCAAAAGAACTACGAGCCGCCCAGCACCTTCAACTACGGCGCGGGCGCCTCGCTGTCCTACCAGGTGGACCTGTTCGGCCAGATCCGCCGCGCCATCGAAGCGGCTCAGGCCGGCGGCGATGCGGCCCAGGCCGCGCTGGATCTGGTGCGCGTGAATGTGGCCGCCGGCACCGCGCGCGCCTATGCCGAGGCCTGCTCCACCGGCCTGCGCCTGCAGAGCGCAGAGAAGTCAGTGCAGTTGCAAGAAGAGGCGGTGGACGTGACCACGCGCCTGCAGCAGGCCGGCCGCGCGGGTGTGATCGACAGTGGCCGTGCGCGCAGCCAGTTGCAGCAATTGAAGGCCGCGCTGCCGCCGCTGCAGGCCGAGCGCCAGGGCGCGCTCTACCGCCTGGCCACGCTCACCGGCGCGCAGCCGCAAGACTTCCCGCGTGAGGTCGCCAGTTGCACGGCGCCGCCGCGCGTGGCCGGCACCGTGCCGGTGGGCGATGGCGCCGCGCTGCTGCGCCGCCGCCCCGACATCCGCCAGGCCGAGCGCGGCCTGGCCCAGGCCACCGCGCGCATAGGCGTGGCCATGGCGGATCTGTACCCCAAGGTGTCGCTGGGCCTGTCGGCATCCTCCGTTGGCAAGGCCAGCGACTTTGGCGGCCGCGACACTTTCAGCTGGAGCCTGGGCCCGCTGATCTCCTGGACCATCCCCAACACCGGCGCCGCCAAAGCCCGCATCGCCCAGGCCGAGGCCAGCACCCGTGGCGCGCTGGCCAAGTTCGACGGCACCGTGCTCACCGCCTTGCGCGAGACCGAAACCGCGCTGGCCACCTACGCCCGCGAGCTCGACCGCCGCGCCGCGCTGCAGGCCGCGCGCGACGAAAGCGCCACGGTGGCCGGCCAGGCGCGCCAGCTCTACCAGAGCGGCCGCACCGGCTACCTGGAGGCGCTGGACGCCGAGCGCGCACTGGCGGCGAGTGAGGCTGCGCTGGCCGCGTCGGAGGCGCAACTGGCAGACGACCAGGTCGTGTTGTTCTTGGCGCTTGGCGGTGGTTGGGAACCAGACAAGCAAGCGACTGCCAGTACCCCGGGCCCCGTCGTGCAATGAGCACCTTGACCCAGACGCGCCCGCACGCGCCGCTCTGGCTGCTGGCCCTGGCCACCTTCAGTGGCACGCTGGCCATGCACATCTTTGTGCCGGCCCTGCCGCACGCCGCAGAAAGCCTGCACGCCAGCACCGGCGCCATGCAGATGGCGATCAGCCTCTACATCTTTGGCCTGGCCATCGGCCAGCCGGTGTACGGGCCGCTGGCCGATCGCTTTGGCCGCAAGCCGGTGCTGCTGGCCGGGCTGGTGCTCTACACCGTGGCCGGGCTGGCGGCGGCGTTTGCGCAGGACGTGCCCACCTTGCTGGCCGCGCGCCTGCTGCAGGCCATGGGCGGCTGTGCCGGCCTGGTGCTGGGGCGCACCATCGTGCGCGACACCTCCGAGCCGCAAGACGCCACGCGCCGCTTGGCGCTCATGAACCTGATGGTCACGGTCGGCCCCAGCCTCGCGCCCTTGGCCGGCAGCCTGCTGGCCTCCACGCTGGGCTGGCGCGCTATCTTCTTCGCGCTGTCGGCCATGGGCGCGGTCACCATGTTCTTCACCTGGCGTCGCCTGCCCGAAACCCGCGCTCCAGTCCTTGGCGCGGCGGGGCCGACGCTGATGCGCAACTACCGCCAACTGCTGGGCTCACCGGCCTTCCTCGGCTTTGCCGTGGGCGGCGGCTGCGCCACCACGTCGATGTATGCCTTCATCGCATCGGCCCCGTTCATCTTCGCCAACGAGCTGCACCGCCCCGCGCACGAAGCCGGCTTCTACCTCGCCCTGCTGGTCTCCGGCGTGTGGCTAGGCAGCATGCTCACCAGCCGCCTCATCGGCCGTGTGTCGGTAGAGCGCCTGCTGGTGCGCTCCAACGCCATGGGCGTGCTGGCGGCCTTTGTGCTGCTGGGCGCAGTGCTGTCGGGCCAGCTGTCGCTGGCGCTGACCGTGGGCAGCATGTTCATCTTCACCGTAGGCGTAGGCATGGCCGCCCCCGCCGCGCTGGCCCAGGCCATCAGCGTCAACCCGCAGGCGATTGGCTCAGCCTCGGGGCTCTATGGCTTTACGCAGATGGCGGTGGGCGCGCTGTGCACGGCGCTGGCCGGGTTGGGGCATGGGTCTGCGTTGGCGGCGGCGGTGGTGCTGGCAGGGGCGGGAGTGGTGGCGCAGCTGTCGTTCTGGATGGCGCTGCGCGGGCGTTGAGTTCTCGCTAGGCAACGGAGCGAGCTGCAAACGCACTGCCAGCAGCGCAAGAGCAAAAAAGGATCAAAAGGCCGCGGAGCAGGCCATGCCAAGACATCCGCGGAACCGGCTTTGCCGGGCCGCTGGATGTGCCCCCTGCAAGGGGGTTGGCGCAGCGACACGCAGTGCGCGAAGCCTGGGGGTGTGTTTTTAGAACCGTTCGTATGGCATCAGGTACCGCCACTGCCCCGGCTCCAACCCCGCCAGCGCCATGCGCCCCACCCGTATGCGCTTGATCGCCGTCAGTTGCAGTTGCGCGGCCTCGCACATCTGTGCCACCTGGCCGGGCCAGTGGCCCTTGGTGGCAAAGCGCAGGCCGGTGGTTTCGGGCGAGTCGCGGCTGATGCTGACCTTGGCGGGCAGCATGGCGCGGCCGTCGATCACGGGCGTGCGGTTGAGGTAGGCCAGCGCCTCGGGCGGGACCTCGCCCTTCACTTCAACGATCAGCTCGTGCTCGACCAGGGCGGCATCTTCCAGCAACTTGCGCTGGATGCGGGCGTCTTGCGTGAACACGACCAGGCCGGAGGCGGCGGTTTCCAGCGGGGTGACGCAGACCTGGTGCGCGAAGTGGCGCGTCAGTGCTCGCTCTTGCGAGCGGTCCTTGGGCGCGCGGTTGGCGCGCTGCAGCAACTGCAGCGCCGGGCCGCGTTTGCCGGGCTGGGCGCCGGCCTCGTAGCCGGCGGGCTTGTGCAGCAACAGGGTGACCGGCAGCGATGGCCCGGGCTTGGCCTTGGGGTCGACGGTGACCTGTTGCGAGGGCCGCACGCGGCTCTCTGGCACGTCGACCATCACGCCATCCACCAGCACCCAGCCGCCGTCGATCAACTGTTCGGCCTCGCGGCGCGAGCAGCCGCGCAGGGCGGCGAGGTGTTTGGCGAGGCGGATCGGTTCTTCGGTCATGGCAGCGTGCGGGCAAAGGCGGCCAGTGTAGGCGCGCGGCGCGGCTGCCGCCGGGGCAAATGCGTGCTATCTAAAAAATAGCTGCTTGCCCGGGTACTTCCTGCAGTTCAGGTGGTTTTGTGTCTGAAATGCAGGTGTGACCTGGGCATGCTGCTATCTATTTTGTCTCAGGCCTGCGGCCCGCTCCACTCGCGCACATGGTCGGCCCGCGCCGGCCGCGCTTCGTCGCCGGGCGCCTGCTGCGCCGTGCCCACGTACAAAAAACCCACCAGCCGGCCCGGCGCCGGCAGGCCCAGCGCGGCCGCCACGCGCGGGTCGTGGCTGTTGGCGCCGGTGGCCCAGAAGCCGCCATAGCCCAGTGCGTGCAGTGCGTTGAGCAGGTTCATCGCGGCCGCGCCCACGGCCAGCAACTGCTCTTGCACCGGCACCTTGTGGCCTTCGACCACCTGCGCGCCCAGCGCGATCACCAGCGGCGCAGCCAGCGCCTTGCGGCGAAAGCGCTCGGCGTCTTCTGCCGCCTCGCCGCGCGCAATGGCGGCCTGCACAAAGACCTCGCCCAGCGCATGGCGCGCCGCGCCGCGCACCAGCACAAAACGCCAGGGCCGCAAGTTGCCGTGGTCGGGCGCGCGCAGGGCGGTGTCGAGCACCAGGTTCAGCTCCTCTTCGCTTGGCGCCGGCTCTGCCAGCGGCCAGCCAGAGCGGCGCGAGAGCAGGGCGTTGAAGACGGCGGCGCTGTCGATGGCCGCGGCCGAGGGCTGGAGGAGGGCGGGTGCGTCGCGTTGCATGGAATGCCTTTGATGAGAATTGTTCTCATCTTATGACGGTGCGAGTAAGCCCCTTATGGGAAGGGGCTTGGGTTCAGCCCGCGCTCAGCGTCGCAATATCCGCCGCTGCCAGCGCCCCGCTGTACAGCCGGAAATCATCCACCCGCCCCTGCAGGTCCGGATCGCTGCTGAACTGCGAGCGGCCGAGGTAGTTCTGCGTCGTCTCGCCCAGATCAAAGGGTGCGAGCGTCATCTGCGTGTTGCTGCCGACGGCGGTGCCGTCGATGTAGAGCGTGCCGACCGTGCCGGACAAGGTCACGGCCACGTGCACCCAGCGGCCGGTGGGCAGGGCCGGGCCGTCGATCCTTTGCTCGTTGTAGGCGTGGACGGTAGAGATGGCGTAGCGGCAGGTGCCGTTGCCGCTGCGCGGCGTCAGCATCAGGTAGCGGCGCGGGCCGGAGCCGAAGTCAAACACGCGCGACCAGGTGGCGGCGCTGTCCAGGTAGACGCGGGCGGCGATGGTGAAGTCGGCCAGGTTCTTGACCAGGCCGGTGGCCAGGCTGGCGACGGTGCGGGTGCTGCCGTCGGCCTGCCACTGCTGCAGCAGCACGGGCGTGAGCGATACCTTCTCTTCGTTGGACGGGGCGCTTTCGCCCGACGCGCCCACGGCCACCACCACGTAGTAATAGACGCCCGTGGCGCTGACGCTGCTGTCGGTGAAGGTGAGCAGATCGCTGATGCCCGTGCTGACGTTGGTGTAGGGGCCGCCGGAACTGGTCGCGCGCTTGACGGTGTAGCTCTGCGCATCGGGGCAGCCCCACCACGACAACTGCACCTGCGTGCCGCGCGCCCGTGCCGTGAGGCCGCTGGGCTTGGGCGCGGTGCTGAGCGGGTCGCGCGTGAAGGTCAGCGTGCCAAAGCCCAACTGGTCGCCATTGCTGCCGTCGCGATCGGGGCGCAGCTGCGCCGCCTGCAAGGCGGTGTAAGGCGTGGCAATGCCCAGGCGGTTGGCGTAGTGGTTGTAGGTGCTTTCCCAGACCACGCGCTGGCTGACCCGGCCGGCGTCGGACAGCACGGACTGCGTGCCCTGCTTGTTGATGTTGGTGAAGAAGGGCATGGTGTAGAAGTCGCCCGCGCTGTCGAGCAGGTTGGACTTGGCCACGTACTCGGAGCCTGCCAGGAAGCGGTTGTTCTCGTAGCCGTAGATGTCGTCGCCCTGGTTCCAGGCCATCTCGCAGAACGCGCCCGCCAGGCCGATGCCGAGCGTGCAGTGGCCCTGGTCGCGGCCGCTTTCCTGCCATTGGCCGAGGTTGCCCGGGTGCACGTGGTAGACCGCCTGCAGGCCGGCGCCGTTGCCCTGGCCGGTCTTGTAGTAGCTCATGGCTTCGTCGTAGATGTCCTGCCGGTCGCACAGCACGCCGATGGCCAGCATCGAGGCCAGCGCGCACTGGTCCCAGTTGGCCCAGTAGTTGGTGATGACGGCACCGTTGTGGTTGACCAGGAAGCTGTGGTTGAGCGGGTAGAAAACGTCCAGCATCATCTGCTGGAAGCGCGCCAGGTCGGCCGCCGCCCAGCCCGAGTAAGTACGCATGATCTCGGCCGCGTTGGCAAACTGGTAGCCGTAGATGCCGGCCGCCAGGAAGCGGTCGGCGTTGCCCTGGATCGAGGTCAGCGCGGCCGACCAGGCGTTGAGGAAAACGACCGCCTGATCTGCAAAGCGCGTGTCCTGCGAAACCTTCCAGCGCAGTGCCAACTGGTAGGCGCGTGCGACGTCGATGTACAGCTGCGCGAAGTTCTGCCCATCGCCGCCGCGGACCACGGTGGCCAGTGGGCGCGGCGGCGTGCCCAACTGCGAGCGCCCGTTCGACGTCAATGCATTCCAGCCGCTGGTCCAGGGCTGCGCGCCGGCATTGACCTTGGTGCGCATGCGCTCGAAGTCGGCCTCGGTGTGCAGCAGGCCGGGGTGGACGAAGGTCCGTGTTGTCGCGGCGGCGGCTGAGGTCGCGGGGACCTCGGCCGACAAGGCGCTGTTCGCCGTACCGGCGCCGCCATCGCTGCTGCTGCCACCACCGCAGGCCGTGGTGCCCAGGGCCACGAGTCCCACCGCGCCCATGACGAAGCTGCGGCGTTGCAAGGAAGAGTTGTTGTCGTTGTCGGAATGCATGGCGGTTTCGAACAAATGTTTGCAGAAACCGCAATATCGCAACATGTGTGCCAGTGCTCGCACACCGATCAGCGCAGGCGGGCAGGCCTGCGCGCTGCACGGCCATAAGTCATTAAGGGCGCGGATGCATGACATTTCGTGTCACGCGGCGCCCTTGTGCAATCCAAGAATGTCAGCCGGGCTGGCGGCCTCAGAAGCATCCTTTCAAGGTCCTCCAATACCGGGCCGAGCGCAGCGACGGCCCGACTGGCAGTCCCGGGCCCCCTCTGAGCACCGCAGAGCAGTCTGCGCAGCAGACCGCCACAGTGGGGTCGCCTTCTCTTTGGTGACTTTCTCTTGGGCGTTCGCCAAGAGAAAGTTACTCGCCCGCCGGGGCGAACTCCCGGCACCCGCCGCCTGCAAGACACGCCGCCAAGGGATATCTCAAAGACCTTGAAAGGGAGGGCCCTCAGAAGTTGTGGCGCACTCCAAGCACCACGCCGTTGCCGCGGTCCAGCGATGTCACCTTGTCCGTCACCAGGACGGCATAGAGGTCGGTCCGCTTGGACAGCGCGTAGTCATAGCCAATCGACACGGTCGAGCGCTTGACGTCGGCCAATGCGGTCTGGTCCTTGGTGGTGTGGCCGTAGCTGGCCAGCAGCTTGCCTACGCCGATCGGCACGGCGGCGCCCAACTGCGCCGTGGACAGTGTGATGTCCACGCCGGCCGCCGCAAGCTTGGTACGCTGGTACTGGCCGAACAGCTTCACAAACTGCAGGTCGTACGAGGCGCCGATCTGCACCGCCCGGTCGGTCTGGATCGGGATCACCGCAGGCGGCTTGGAGAAGCTCAGGCCCATGCCGGTGAGGTCTTCCAGGGATACGCCGACCGACAGCGTGCTGCTCTGGTAGCTGAGGCTGCCGCCCAGCCGGCGCCCGGCCGTGGTCCCTTCCGCCGCCGCGGCCTGCAAGGCCACATCGAAGCCGCCGAAGCTGGGCGAGTTGTAGGCCACCGAGTTGCTCCAGGCTGAATCGGTGGTGCCATGGCTGGTCATCAAGGGCTGGGCCGCGCTGGGCAGGTAGGTGTGCATGAACACCGGGCCCAGCGAAGAATCCGCAAACGGATTGAAGCGGATGGTGTTGATGAAGTTGGGCGTGGTGATGCGCCCCAGCCGCAGCGATCCATAGTCGTTGCTCTCCAGCCCGACCCAGGAAAAGCGCGCCCAGTAACCGTCGGCAGCCGAGCGGCCGGCTTCGCCCGTATCCATGCGGATGTAGCTGCTCATGTCAAAGCGCGCGCGCAGGCCGCCGCCCAGGTCTTCGGTGCCGCGAATGCCCCAGCGCGAGGCGTTCATGTTGCCGCTGGTCAGGGTCTGGACACGAGATTCGCCGCTCAGTTGCTTGGAGTAAACGCCAATGTCCAGGCTGCCGTAGATGCTGACGCTGCTCTGCGCCCACGCGGGGCTGGCGATGAGCGCGGCGGCCGTGGCGCCAAGAAGGGTGAGTCCGGCTTTGTTGTACTTGTGCATGCATGTCTCCTCGGGGTTGAAAGAATCAGGAACGGCGCAGCCTGCCCCTGCCTGCACAACGCAGATCACCAGGGCCTTTTCCGCGCGCTGCTCTCGCTGTTAGTCGATGGAAGAGCGGGTGCTTTGGATGATGTTGGCCATGGACTTCGACTCGTCCTGGATGTAGCGCGCAAAGTCCTCGCGCGAGATCGGGAATGGCTCGTAGCCAAAGCTCGTGTACTTGGTGAGCACGGCAGGGTCTGCCAGCGCCACTTCAATGTCGCGCCGGATCTTGGCGCTGATGGCGGGCGGCAGTCCGGGCGGCACGGCGATGGTGGTCCAGCCGCCGGCTTCGAAGTTCTTGGGCCCGCCGGCTTCCGTCACGGTCGGCACATCGGGCAGGGTCGCGAGCCGCTTGGGCGCGGCCACCGCCAGGTACTTGATCTTGCCGGCCTGGTAGAGCGGGATGGTGGTGCCGCTCGATCCCAGCGCAAAAGACAACTCGCCGCTGGCGACCGAGGTGTAGAGCTGGCTGGTCTCCTTGTAGATCACGTGCACCATGTCCGTGCCGGTGATGGCTGCGAAGCGGGCCGAGCCCAGATGCACCGGGTTGCCCATGGACCAGGAGCCGTAGTTGAGCTTGCCCGGCCGCGCCTTTGCGTCGGCAATCAGGTTGCCCAGGTTGGCGTACGGTGATGTCGCGGCGGTGGTGAAGAGGAAGTAGGTCTTGAACAGCGGCAGCAGCGGATCAAAGTCTTTCACCGGGTCGTAGGGCAGCTTCTTGAACAGGTGCGGGTAGGCCGTCAGGTGGACGTTGTCCAGCTGGATCAGGTCATGGCCGTCGGTGGCGCCACGCTTGAAGGCGTCGATGGCCACAAAGCCATTGCCGCCCGGCCGGTTCTCCACCACCACCGGCTTGCCCCAGGTGTGCGACAGCTTGTCGGCCAGCAGCCGCGCCACGCCGTCCGGGCCGCTGCCCACCGGGAAGGGCGTGATCAGCCGCACCGGCCTGGTGGGGAAATCCTGCGCCAGTGCTGCAGCAGCGGACAGGGCCACGGCGCTACACAGCGCCGCACGGAATACGCTTGTCAAAATCCTCATGCTTGTCTCCTCGTGAATGCCTTGGGCCAAGGCTTGTTTTAAGAAATCGGCGGGCTATTGGTTGGCGGGCTCCGTTTGCTTGCCCGCCACCGAGTACGTCATGCCCGGCGCCTGGCGGGTCTTGAGGAAGTCCGCCAGTGGCTGGTCGCGCATGGCCGCATAGATGGCAAGGTTGGGCGTGCCCACCACGGCGCCCAGCTTCTCCAGCAAAAAGAAGATCACCCCGTACTGGATCAGGCCGCGCCAGTCGCGCTGCTGCACCAGCGCGCGCTCTTGTTCGGTCAGGTCGGCGGCGGCCAATGCACCGGCTTCATCGGCCAGGAACTTCGCGCGCTCTTGCGGCTGGATCAGCGTGTGCAGAAACTTGTTGAGCCGGTAGGCCTTGACGCTGCGGTCCAGGTCGAAGGGGTAGGTGCCCTCCAGCGCCGGGCCGGCGTCTTCGCGCTGGATATGGGCGCGCTGGCGTGCCTGCTCTGCGGCAATCGGCGGGCCGGCCTGGTTCTCCAGCACGATGGTGGCTATTCCTGTCATCGAGGGCAGCGTGTAGGACTTGTGCACGCTGCGCACGCCGGCCGACAGCGCGCCACGCATCACCAGCCACATCACCACCTCGGCGCTTTCGTAGCCGCCCAGCGCGGCATATTCGCCCAGCGTCAGCGAGGCCAGCAGTTCCGGGTCGTGCTCTATCAGTTGCAGCAGCGTGGCATCCCACTCGGCATTGTTGAAGCCCGAGCGCTCGCCATGCACC
It encodes:
- a CDS encoding LamG-like jellyroll fold domain-containing protein; the protein is MHSDNDNNSSLQRRSFVMGAVGLVALGTTACGGGSSSDGGAGTANSALSAEVPATSAAAATTRTFVHPGLLHTEADFERMRTKVNAGAQPWTSGWNALTSNGRSQLGTPPRPLATVVRGGDGQNFAQLYIDVARAYQLALRWKVSQDTRFADQAVVFLNAWSAALTSIQGNADRFLAAGIYGYQFANAAEIMRTYSGWAAADLARFQQMMLDVFYPLNHSFLVNHNGAVITNYWANWDQCALASMLAIGVLCDRQDIYDEAMSYYKTGQGNGAGLQAVYHVHPGNLGQWQESGRDQGHCTLGIGLAGAFCEMAWNQGDDIYGYENNRFLAGSEYVAKSNLLDSAGDFYTMPFFTNINKQGTQSVLSDAGRVSQRVVWESTYNHYANRLGIATPYTALQAAQLRPDRDGSNGDQLGFGTLTFTRDPLSTAPKPSGLTARARGTQVQLSWWGCPDAQSYTVKRATSSGGPYTNVSTGISDLLTFTDSSVSATGVYYYVVVAVGASGESAPSNEEKVSLTPVLLQQWQADGSTRTVASLATGLVKNLADFTIAARVYLDSAATWSRVFDFGSGPRRYLMLTPRSGNGTCRYAISTVHAYNEQRIDGPALPTGRWVHVAVTLSGTVGTLYIDGTAVGSNTQMTLAPFDLGETTQNYLGRSQFSSDPDLQGRVDDFRLYSGALAAADIATLSAG
- a CDS encoding porin gives rise to the protein MHKYNKAGLTLLGATAAALIASPAWAQSSVSIYGSLDIGVYSKQLSGESRVQTLTSGNMNASRWGIRGTEDLGGGLRARFDMSSYIRMDTGEAGRSAADGYWARFSWVGLESNDYGSLRLGRITTPNFINTIRFNPFADSSLGPVFMHTYLPSAAQPLMTSHGTTDSAWSNSVAYNSPSFGGFDVALQAAAAEGTTAGRRLGGSLSYQSSTLSVGVSLEDLTGMGLSFSKPPAVIPIQTDRAVQIGASYDLQFVKLFGQYQRTKLAAAGVDITLSTAQLGAAVPIGVGKLLASYGHTTKDQTALADVKRSTVSIGYDYALSKRTDLYAVLVTDKVTSLDRGNGVVLGVRHNF
- a CDS encoding tripartite tricarboxylate transporter substrate binding protein translates to MRILTSVFRAALCSAVALSAAAALAQDFPTRPVRLITPFPVGSGPDGVARLLADKLSHTWGKPVVVENRPGGNGFVAIDAFKRGATDGHDLIQLDNVHLTAYPHLFKKLPYDPVKDFDPLLPLFKTYFLFTTAATSPYANLGNLIADAKARPGKLNYGSWSMGNPVHLGSARFAAITGTDMVHVIYKETSQLYTSVASGELSFALGSSGTTIPLYQAGKIKYLAVAAPKRLATLPDVPTVTEAGGPKNFEAGGWTTIAVPPGLPPAISAKIRRDIEVALADPAVLTKYTSFGYEPFPISREDFARYIQDESKSMANIIQSTRSSID
- a CDS encoding gallate dioxygenase, which translates into the protein MARIIGGIAASHTPTIGFAFDRASEDDATWASVFATFKPARLWLEQQKPDAIVVVYNDHVTSFFFDHYSAFALGIGEQYAVADEGGGARALPPIAGHSELARHIGRSLMADEFDMSFFQDKPLDHGCFSPLSMLCSNQPQWPAPIVPLQVGVLQAPTPSAKRCLKLGRALRRAIESFPQDLKVVVLATGGLSHQVHGERSGFNNAEWDATLLQLIEHDPELLASLTLGEYAALGGYESAEVVMWLVMRGALSAGVRSVHKSYTLPSMTGIATIVLENQAGPPIAAEQARQRAHIQREDAGPALEGTYPFDLDRSVKAYRLNKFLHTLIQPQERAKFLADEAGALAAADLTEQERALVQQRDWRGLIQYGVIFFLLEKLGAVVGTPNLAIYAAMRDQPLADFLKTRQAPGMTYSVAGKQTEPANQ